From the genome of Paenarthrobacter sp. A20, one region includes:
- a CDS encoding helix-turn-helix transcriptional regulator, producing the protein MRILSTIDVLARFGKALADPTRAAVLLQLKDGPAFPSDLAESIGVSRQILSNHLACLRDCGLVAAEPAGRRVRYELADAKLAHALDDLLGTILTVDTICGCAEPECDQDTTTGPVSADVLEVHS; encoded by the coding sequence ATGCGCATACTTTCCACGATTGACGTGTTGGCCCGGTTCGGGAAAGCCCTCGCGGACCCGACCAGGGCCGCGGTCCTGCTGCAGCTCAAGGACGGTCCGGCGTTCCCCTCGGATCTGGCTGAGAGCATCGGGGTCAGCCGCCAGATCCTCTCCAACCATCTGGCCTGCCTGCGGGACTGCGGCCTGGTCGCCGCGGAGCCGGCAGGGCGCCGGGTCCGCTACGAACTCGCCGACGCGAAACTGGCCCACGCGCTGGATGACCTGCTGGGCACCATCCTGACCGTGGACACCATCTGCGGCTGCGCCGAACCCGAATGCGACCAGGACACCACCACCGGCCCCGTTTCCGCCGACGTTCTGGAGGTCCACTCATGA
- a CDS encoding cation diffusion facilitator family transporter produces the protein MSGHEHDHAAEATSRRGKLIAVFAITFTVMIAEIIGSALTGSLALLADAGHMFTDSAGLLIALIAASLALKPATLKRTWGYKRAEIIAAAGQAALLLAVGGFVIVEGIRRLFEPPEIGESTMLWFGIIGLAGNAIGLIILASGRNHNFNMKAAFLEVLNDALGSVAVIAAAIIIALTGWLQADALVSLLIGVLIIPRTLKLLRDTVNVLMESTPKGLDLAKVREHILALPHVIDVHDLHASLVASGTPVLSAHVTVEDNCMTDGHAASILADLQDCVAQHFDISVEHSTFQIEPASHRDQESIHH, from the coding sequence ATGAGCGGTCACGAGCACGACCACGCCGCCGAGGCAACCTCCCGGCGCGGCAAACTCATCGCCGTTTTTGCCATCACCTTCACGGTGATGATTGCCGAGATCATCGGCTCCGCGCTGACCGGCAGCCTGGCGCTGCTGGCCGACGCCGGCCACATGTTCACCGACTCGGCCGGGCTGCTGATCGCCCTCATTGCCGCGTCCCTGGCGTTGAAACCGGCCACACTGAAGCGCACCTGGGGTTACAAGCGCGCCGAAATCATTGCCGCCGCCGGGCAGGCCGCGCTGCTGCTGGCTGTCGGCGGTTTCGTCATCGTCGAAGGCATCCGACGGCTCTTCGAGCCCCCGGAAATCGGCGAATCCACCATGCTCTGGTTCGGCATCATCGGTCTGGCCGGCAATGCCATCGGCCTGATAATCCTGGCCTCCGGGCGGAACCACAACTTCAACATGAAGGCAGCCTTCCTGGAGGTCCTCAACGACGCCCTCGGGTCCGTCGCCGTCATCGCCGCCGCCATCATCATTGCTCTGACCGGATGGCTTCAGGCTGACGCCCTGGTGTCCTTGCTGATCGGCGTGCTGATCATCCCGCGCACCCTCAAACTTCTCCGCGACACCGTGAACGTGCTCATGGAATCCACGCCCAAAGGCCTGGACCTGGCCAAGGTGCGGGAGCACATCCTGGCCCTGCCCCACGTCATCGACGTACACGACCTTCATGCCTCCCTCGTGGCCTCCGGAACCCCGGTCCTGTCCGCCCACGTCACCGTCGAGGACAACTGCATGACCGACGGGCATGCCGCCAGCATTCTGGCGGACCTGCAGGACTGCGTGGCCCAGCACTTCGACATCAGCGTCGAACACTCCACCTTCCAGATCGAACCCGCCTCCCACCGCGACCAGGAAAGCATCCACCACTGA
- a CDS encoding copper resistance CopC family protein, giving the protein MKPHNPRRLRLRLAIAAAFLIPAFAATPALAHDALESTVPAKDTTVTAAPGSVSLTLSEPPLDTEQLNLSVITVTDETGKTLSDGKVTVEGPTISTAITAGANGVYKVLWRTVSSDGHPIEGNYSFTVQDPAQAVAATPSTAPTTAAETATSTPAPAAQTAPEQIKPDDSNAPVAVGIAAAILAVVAAAFFIIRRRRDKGAGA; this is encoded by the coding sequence ATGAAACCCCATAATCCCCGACGCCTCCGCCTCCGGCTGGCTATCGCCGCTGCCTTCCTCATCCCGGCTTTCGCCGCCACGCCGGCGCTGGCCCACGACGCCTTGGAATCCACCGTGCCGGCGAAGGACACCACGGTCACCGCAGCCCCCGGCAGCGTGTCCCTGACGCTCTCGGAGCCTCCTCTGGACACAGAGCAGCTGAACCTGAGCGTCATCACCGTCACCGATGAGACGGGCAAGACCCTCAGTGACGGCAAGGTCACCGTGGAGGGCCCGACCATTTCCACAGCCATCACTGCAGGAGCCAATGGCGTCTACAAGGTCCTCTGGCGCACGGTTTCCTCCGATGGGCACCCCATCGAAGGCAACTACTCCTTCACCGTCCAGGATCCTGCCCAGGCCGTTGCCGCCACACCATCGACGGCGCCGACCACGGCCGCGGAAACGGCCACCAGCACCCCTGCGCCGGCGGCCCAAACGGCACCGGAGCAGATCAAACCCGACGACAGCAACGCTCCCGTAGCCGTAGGCATTGCCGCGGCCATCCTTGCGGTTGTCGCCGCTGCCTTCTTCATCATCCGCAGGCGCAGGGATAAGGGCGCGGGAGCTTAG
- a CDS encoding cytochrome c oxidase assembly protein, with translation MALKAPAASGSPTTSPKLRWLAAAGVIAVIVVLVATAYGRGTLPAETRDPGALVRWGYGVAQTVQNVAAAATIGALFFAAFIVPPVLRGRKGRGSGSRTADLSAAEIAAADEHPAFSRIMVLASVASLVWTLSAGAVLVFSFADIAGVPVSGSREFAAQIVSYITELPNGAAWLWVVIIAAVVATLTFGVRSSAGLAAAALLAVGGLVPVVLIGHAAGGNDHEQAINSLGLHLVGVCLWLGGLIALAVGGTAFGKDTAEVLKRFSTLAGFAFVLVVASGIINAAIRIELPAGIASPYGVLLIAKTTAAIALGAIGYLHRKRLIPALSVKNRTGQANRLLWRFIVVELLIMGAVSGLAAALSRTPPPAGEDIRPALTPAEILTGYLLPPELTPERWFTIWRPDWLWIAFAVFAAYLYLRAAQRLRRRGDSWPWIRSVAWLVGLAALVFFTSGGPSVYGRILFSAHMLDHMALTMVVPVFLVLGAPVTLALRTLTPRRDGSRGPREWLMALIHSRVAAIVTHPLFVAANFAGSIVLFYYSDAFGFALREHVGHELMTVHFVITGYLFVLSMIGTDPVPRRAPYPLRLLLLLATMAFHAFFGVTLMGSTTLIQPEWFTELGREWGAPPLEDQQMAGAITWGIGEVPTLLIAIGVAVMWSRSDAREMRRSDRAAIRTNDADLDAYNAMLAQLEERDTRNRGHDSNG, from the coding sequence GTGGCTTTGAAAGCCCCCGCTGCCAGCGGCAGCCCAACCACCTCGCCGAAATTGCGGTGGCTGGCCGCGGCCGGCGTGATCGCCGTGATCGTGGTCCTGGTGGCGACGGCCTACGGCAGGGGGACCTTGCCGGCGGAAACCCGGGATCCCGGCGCTTTGGTCCGGTGGGGCTACGGCGTGGCCCAGACAGTGCAGAACGTAGCAGCTGCGGCCACCATCGGCGCCCTGTTCTTCGCGGCCTTCATCGTGCCGCCGGTACTGCGGGGCCGCAAGGGCCGCGGATCCGGGTCCCGCACGGCGGACCTATCCGCGGCGGAGATCGCGGCCGCTGATGAGCATCCGGCGTTCAGCCGGATCATGGTGCTGGCCTCGGTGGCGAGCCTGGTCTGGACTCTTTCGGCCGGGGCGGTGCTGGTGTTCAGCTTCGCCGATATTGCCGGGGTGCCGGTTTCGGGCAGCCGCGAGTTCGCGGCCCAGATCGTCTCCTACATCACTGAGCTTCCCAACGGCGCGGCCTGGCTGTGGGTCGTCATCATCGCCGCGGTCGTTGCCACCCTGACCTTTGGCGTGCGCTCCAGCGCCGGGCTGGCCGCCGCAGCCCTGCTCGCGGTGGGCGGTCTGGTGCCGGTGGTGCTGATCGGCCACGCCGCCGGCGGCAACGATCACGAGCAGGCCATCAACTCCTTGGGTCTGCACCTGGTCGGGGTGTGCCTATGGCTGGGCGGCCTGATCGCACTGGCCGTGGGCGGGACGGCCTTCGGCAAAGACACCGCAGAAGTCCTCAAACGGTTTTCCACCCTGGCCGGCTTCGCCTTTGTCCTCGTCGTGGCTTCGGGAATCATCAATGCCGCCATCCGCATCGAGCTGCCGGCCGGCATTGCCTCCCCCTACGGGGTTCTGCTCATCGCGAAGACGACGGCGGCCATCGCCTTGGGGGCCATCGGATACCTGCACCGGAAAAGGCTTATTCCCGCCCTCAGCGTGAAGAACCGGACCGGCCAAGCCAACCGGTTGCTGTGGCGCTTCATTGTGGTGGAACTGCTGATCATGGGCGCCGTCAGCGGGCTCGCCGCCGCCCTGAGCCGGACCCCGCCACCGGCCGGGGAAGACATCCGGCCGGCCCTGACGCCCGCGGAGATTCTCACCGGATACCTCCTGCCACCGGAACTGACACCCGAACGCTGGTTCACCATCTGGCGGCCGGACTGGCTCTGGATCGCCTTCGCCGTGTTCGCCGCGTACCTCTATCTGCGCGCGGCGCAGCGTCTGCGCCGCCGCGGAGACAGCTGGCCGTGGATCCGCAGCGTAGCCTGGCTCGTGGGCCTGGCAGCGCTGGTGTTCTTCACCTCGGGCGGGCCGTCCGTGTATGGGCGGATCCTGTTCAGCGCCCACATGCTCGACCACATGGCCCTGACCATGGTCGTTCCGGTCTTCCTCGTCCTCGGAGCCCCGGTCACCCTGGCACTGCGGACACTGACACCCCGCCGCGACGGGTCCCGCGGACCACGCGAGTGGCTCATGGCCCTGATCCATTCCCGGGTGGCGGCCATCGTGACCCACCCCTTGTTCGTCGCCGCCAATTTCGCCGGATCCATCGTCCTGTTCTACTACTCCGACGCCTTCGGCTTCGCACTTAGGGAGCACGTCGGGCACGAACTCATGACGGTCCACTTCGTGATTACCGGCTACCTGTTCGTCCTGTCGATGATCGGCACCGACCCCGTCCCGCGCCGCGCACCCTACCCGCTCCGGCTGCTGCTGCTGCTGGCCACGATGGCCTTCCACGCCTTCTTCGGCGTCACGCTGATGGGGTCAACCACCCTGATCCAACCCGAGTGGTTCACCGAATTGGGCCGTGAATGGGGCGCCCCGCCCTTGGAGGACCAGCAGATGGCCGGTGCGATTACCTGGGGCATCGGCGAAGTCCCGACCTTGCTGATTGCCATTGGCGTGGCCGTCATGTGGTCACGTTCGGACGCCCGCGAAATGCGGCGCAGTGACAGGGCGGCTATCCGCACCAACGATGCGGACCTGGACGCCTACAATGCCATGCTCGCCCAACTGGAGGAACGCGACACCAGGAACCGGGGCCATGACAGCAACGGCTAG
- a CDS encoding DUF4082 domain-containing protein: MSGPSATPQPVLKRLVVPLVLMLVAALLPFTVPAAFAAGPCDPVVNPVVCENSKPGNPASEWDISGPGDDSIQGFSTEISVNAGQPVRFKIDTPAPSYTIAIYRTGWYGGDGARKVADVTPSALRQNQPQCLNDLSTGLYDCGTWAVSATWQVPATAVSGVYVALLTRPDTGGQSHITFIVRADGSRSDVVFQTSDPSWQAYNSYGGSDFYQGVNGRAYKVSYNRPVATRGGPDGRDFFFANEYPMVRFLEQNGYDVSYISGLDTDRSGAQLLNHRVFLSVGHDEYWSGQQRANITAARDAGVNLQFLSGNEGYWRTRFEPSPVDGTAGRTLTSYKETWANEKIDPSPEWTGTWRDPRFAAQANGGGLPENGLTGTIYMSNYSDLPVTVDSQEGKTRLWRNTSLASLPAGSSAALAPHTVGYESDEDLDNGFRPPGLVRLSTTVGEVPQYLQDFGNTVLPGTTTHHVTLYRAASGALVFSAGSVQWTWGLDEVHDGDGAPADPRMRQAQVNLLADMGAQPATRAAGLVAAVPSTDRTAPTAAITAPADGATVPHGTSITVTGTAADTGGVVAGVEVSTDGGATWHPAQGKQNWTYTYIQKGLATATIQARAIDDSANIGAAATRNLALSGPYSVFGQTVPAVADSGDGGAYEMGMRFTPSVDGFITGVRFYKSAANTGIHTGSLWSSTGERLATATFTNETPSGWQSVLFSQAVPVAAGQKYTVSYWAPNGRYSIQNFQWASFGATDAPLKVAGGFGAEPAGVYTTSSGFPTSSYNGGNYFTDALFSTVDSSPMTVSGHTPFPSSSSVSVDTKVSAVFSKPVTASSVQLALQSPDGPVSGTTAYDPPTRRATFTPNNALTFSTQYTATLAGTDTLGGPVTAGGTWAFTTGATVPVPGSCPCSLFDDSVTPGIAQIQDGVPLTLGVRFSSVSAGEVVGMRFYKSAGNTGTHNGALYTAAGQQLATVAFTNESASGWQTAMFSQPVQMAANTDYIVSYKSLTGAYSATANGFGSGMSVGPLRAGPDAGAYTYSGDFPGSRSTASYLVDVIVMVPPPAFTPTGQSPHPGASSVPLDSQVSAVLSEPAEASSVNLTVKAATGTTVPGSTSYDPQTRKVTFSPAAPLAAGTSYTATVTATAVSRQPLSNASWTFATVPAPRTPGTCPCTLYQDSVSPTVAEVNDGMPLTLGVRFASDTAGQVTGVRFYKAAGNTGTHTGSLYTAGGQLLATVTFTNETSVGWQTATFSQPVDITANTEYVVAYKAPAGTYSYTPAGFGDGFASGPLRTAPDSGAFSYSADFPGTASMASYLVDLVFMAAVPPLTITDRSPAPDATGVPVDVKPALTLSSAIKPGASFTLGANGAPVDGSAALSADGRTLTFTPAAVLPGTTAISVTVSNVESRQGQTLPTTTWQFTTADPDAVQVSIFGELQPQTAASDDASSVELGTAFTVSEAGNVTGIRFYKGTGNTGTHVGSLWNAAGTRLAQVTFANETANGWQTAMLSSPVAVVPGETYVVSYLAPNGRYAYTPAFFSQTWASGVFTAAGPNNGRYLYGSGGAAPTNSWNSTNYFVDVLYSAAAPAQAQATPGQTPTPTPTAMPAPSATATATPSPSPTASPSPSPSPSPTQSGGLLCGLLGTC; the protein is encoded by the coding sequence ATGTCCGGTCCTTCAGCCACCCCGCAGCCAGTCCTGAAGCGTTTGGTCGTGCCCTTGGTCCTGATGCTGGTTGCCGCTTTGCTTCCGTTCACGGTTCCGGCGGCTTTCGCGGCAGGTCCGTGTGATCCTGTGGTCAATCCGGTGGTGTGCGAGAACTCCAAGCCCGGCAACCCGGCCTCGGAGTGGGACATTTCCGGCCCGGGCGATGACAGCATCCAGGGGTTCTCCACCGAGATCAGCGTCAACGCCGGGCAGCCGGTCCGTTTCAAGATCGACACACCCGCACCCAGCTACACCATCGCGATCTACCGCACCGGCTGGTACGGCGGCGACGGTGCCCGCAAGGTTGCCGACGTGACCCCGTCTGCCTTACGCCAAAACCAGCCCCAGTGCCTGAACGACCTCAGCACGGGATTGTATGACTGCGGCACGTGGGCGGTGTCGGCTACGTGGCAGGTGCCGGCCACGGCCGTCTCCGGTGTCTACGTCGCGCTCCTGACCAGGCCGGACACGGGCGGGCAAAGCCACATCACCTTCATTGTGCGCGCTGACGGCAGCCGTTCGGACGTTGTTTTCCAGACTTCGGATCCGTCCTGGCAGGCGTATAACTCCTACGGGGGCTCGGACTTTTATCAGGGCGTGAACGGCCGGGCGTACAAGGTCAGCTACAACCGCCCGGTGGCAACCCGGGGCGGGCCGGACGGCCGGGATTTCTTCTTCGCCAACGAATACCCGATGGTGCGGTTCCTGGAACAGAACGGCTATGACGTCAGCTACATCAGCGGCCTCGACACCGACCGGAGCGGGGCCCAGTTGCTCAACCACAGGGTCTTCCTCTCGGTCGGGCATGACGAATACTGGTCGGGCCAGCAACGGGCGAACATCACCGCCGCCCGCGATGCCGGGGTGAACCTGCAGTTCCTTTCAGGTAATGAGGGGTACTGGCGCACCCGCTTCGAGCCTTCCCCCGTGGACGGTACGGCTGGCCGGACCCTGACCTCCTACAAGGAAACCTGGGCCAACGAAAAGATCGACCCCAGCCCCGAATGGACCGGCACCTGGCGTGACCCGCGCTTCGCTGCCCAGGCCAACGGCGGCGGGCTGCCCGAAAACGGGCTGACCGGAACCATTTACATGTCCAACTACTCCGATTTGCCGGTGACCGTCGATTCGCAGGAAGGCAAGACCAGGCTGTGGCGGAACACGTCTCTGGCCTCGCTGCCGGCCGGTTCCTCGGCGGCGCTGGCGCCGCACACGGTCGGATATGAGTCCGACGAAGACCTCGACAACGGGTTCCGCCCACCGGGTCTGGTCCGGTTGTCCACCACCGTCGGGGAGGTGCCCCAGTACCTTCAGGACTTCGGCAACACCGTCCTTCCCGGGACCACAACCCATCATGTGACCCTTTACCGTGCCGCCAGCGGCGCGCTGGTGTTCTCTGCCGGCAGCGTCCAGTGGACCTGGGGCCTGGACGAGGTGCACGACGGCGACGGCGCACCAGCCGACCCGAGGATGCGGCAGGCCCAGGTCAACCTCTTGGCCGACATGGGCGCCCAACCCGCCACCCGGGCCGCCGGGCTGGTTGCCGCCGTCCCGAGCACGGACAGGACCGCGCCCACCGCAGCGATCACGGCCCCCGCCGACGGGGCGACCGTGCCGCACGGGACCAGCATCACCGTCACCGGAACCGCGGCCGACACCGGCGGTGTTGTGGCGGGCGTCGAGGTCTCCACCGACGGCGGCGCCACGTGGCACCCCGCCCAAGGCAAGCAGAACTGGACGTACACGTACATCCAGAAGGGTCTGGCTACGGCAACCATCCAGGCCCGGGCCATTGATGACAGCGCCAACATCGGCGCGGCCGCCACCAGGAACCTGGCCCTCAGCGGCCCTTACAGCGTCTTCGGTCAAACCGTTCCCGCTGTCGCGGACTCGGGCGACGGCGGCGCGTACGAGATGGGGATGCGCTTCACGCCGTCGGTGGACGGGTTCATCACCGGTGTCCGCTTCTACAAGAGCGCGGCCAACACCGGTATCCACACCGGGTCCCTGTGGAGCTCCACCGGGGAGCGTCTGGCCACGGCGACGTTCACGAACGAGACCCCCTCCGGGTGGCAGTCCGTGCTGTTCAGCCAGGCCGTTCCCGTCGCAGCGGGCCAGAAGTATACGGTGTCCTACTGGGCGCCGAACGGCCGGTACTCGATCCAGAATTTCCAGTGGGCGAGCTTTGGCGCCACGGACGCCCCGTTGAAGGTGGCCGGGGGTTTCGGGGCCGAGCCGGCCGGTGTCTATACCACCTCATCCGGATTCCCGACGTCGAGCTATAACGGCGGCAACTACTTCACCGATGCCCTGTTCAGCACGGTGGACAGCAGCCCCATGACGGTCTCCGGGCACACGCCGTTCCCGTCCTCGTCCAGCGTTTCGGTGGACACCAAGGTCAGTGCCGTGTTTTCCAAACCCGTCACCGCCTCCAGCGTCCAGCTTGCCCTGCAGTCCCCCGACGGCCCTGTCAGCGGCACGACGGCATACGATCCACCCACCCGGCGGGCAACCTTCACCCCGAACAACGCACTGACGTTCAGCACCCAGTACACCGCAACGCTCGCCGGAACAGACACCCTCGGTGGTCCGGTGACAGCAGGCGGGACCTGGGCATTCACAACAGGGGCAACAGTGCCCGTTCCGGGATCTTGCCCGTGCAGCCTCTTTGACGACTCCGTCACGCCGGGCATCGCTCAGATTCAGGACGGCGTTCCCTTGACGCTGGGCGTACGGTTCTCCAGCGTTTCCGCCGGTGAAGTAGTAGGCATGCGCTTCTACAAATCGGCCGGAAACACCGGCACCCACAACGGTGCCCTCTACACGGCGGCCGGGCAGCAACTGGCCACGGTGGCGTTCACCAATGAGAGCGCCTCGGGGTGGCAGACAGCGATGTTCAGCCAACCGGTCCAGATGGCTGCGAACACGGACTACATCGTGTCCTACAAGTCACTGACCGGCGCCTATTCTGCTACGGCCAATGGATTCGGTTCGGGCATGAGCGTTGGTCCGTTGCGGGCTGGCCCGGATGCGGGCGCCTACACGTACAGCGGCGACTTTCCGGGATCACGATCAACAGCAAGCTACCTGGTCGATGTCATCGTGATGGTCCCACCACCGGCCTTCACCCCGACGGGCCAGTCCCCGCATCCGGGCGCGTCCAGCGTTCCGCTGGACAGCCAGGTCAGTGCGGTACTGTCCGAACCGGCTGAGGCATCCAGCGTCAACCTGACGGTAAAAGCCGCTACCGGTACAACCGTTCCCGGGTCCACCAGCTACGACCCTCAGACGAGGAAGGTCACGTTCAGCCCGGCGGCGCCGCTGGCGGCCGGGACGTCGTACACAGCCACCGTCACGGCAACCGCTGTGTCCCGGCAACCACTGAGCAACGCTTCCTGGACGTTTGCCACAGTCCCTGCCCCGAGGACGCCCGGGACGTGCCCCTGCACGCTGTATCAGGACTCCGTATCGCCCACCGTCGCGGAGGTCAACGACGGCATGCCCCTGACCCTGGGGGTCCGGTTCGCCAGCGACACCGCCGGCCAGGTCACCGGCGTACGGTTCTACAAGGCCGCCGGGAACACCGGCACGCACACCGGCTCCCTGTACACAGCCGGCGGGCAGCTTCTGGCCACCGTCACCTTCACCAACGAAACCAGTGTTGGCTGGCAGACAGCAACGTTCAGCCAACCGGTCGACATCACAGCCAACACCGAATACGTCGTGGCGTACAAAGCTCCCGCCGGAACCTACTCCTACACTCCGGCTGGTTTCGGGGACGGATTCGCCAGCGGGCCGCTGCGCACGGCCCCGGATTCCGGCGCGTTCAGCTACAGCGCAGACTTCCCCGGCACGGCCTCGATGGCGAGTTACCTGGTGGACCTGGTCTTCATGGCCGCCGTGCCGCCGCTGACGATAACCGACCGGTCCCCTGCGCCGGACGCCACGGGAGTCCCTGTTGATGTCAAACCAGCGCTGACGCTCTCCTCCGCCATCAAGCCGGGTGCCTCGTTCACGCTGGGAGCGAACGGGGCACCTGTTGACGGCAGTGCTGCCCTGTCCGCCGACGGCCGCACCCTGACGTTCACCCCGGCGGCCGTCCTGCCGGGCACCACCGCCATCTCCGTCACCGTCAGCAACGTCGAATCCCGTCAGGGCCAGACGCTGCCGACCACGACCTGGCAATTCACCACTGCCGACCCTGATGCTGTCCAAGTCTCCATCTTCGGGGAACTCCAACCCCAGACAGCGGCCTCCGATGATGCGTCATCGGTTGAACTGGGGACGGCGTTCACGGTCTCCGAAGCCGGCAATGTCACCGGCATCCGGTTCTACAAGGGAACCGGAAACACCGGAACCCATGTTGGCTCCCTGTGGAACGCCGCGGGAACGCGGCTGGCCCAAGTGACCTTCGCGAATGAAACAGCGAACGGCTGGCAAACCGCGATGCTGTCCTCCCCGGTAGCCGTAGTTCCGGGGGAAACGTACGTCGTGTCCTATCTGGCGCCCAACGGCCGCTACGCCTACACGCCTGCGTTCTTCTCCCAAACCTGGGCCAGCGGCGTGTTCACCGCCGCCGGGCCCAACAACGGCCGCTACCTGTACGGTTCCGGCGGTGCTGCACCCACGAACTCGTGGAACTCCACGAACTACTTCGTCGACGTCCTCTACTCGGCAGCGGCACCGGCACAGGCACAGGCGACGCCCGGCCAAACGCCCACGCCTACCCCGACCGCAATGCCGGC
- a CDS encoding thioredoxin domain-containing protein — MTQTKTPPPPMDTAKKARVFIWVLLAVLVAVGVIWYTVFTLNKPAPAAQTPAAAAEAQLVRDDSHRVTSPTTEKAQLVEFLDFECEACLAAQPLVEELKKEFGDRITFVNRYFPLPAHRNSATAALAVEAAAQQGKYEQMYAKMFETQPQWGEKTESQAPLFRTFAQDLGLDLAAYDAAVADDKTKERIKKDIADGTALGVKGTPTFFLNGEMLTLQTEEQFRQLLADAAK, encoded by the coding sequence ATGACACAAACCAAAACCCCTCCCCCTCCCATGGACACCGCCAAGAAAGCCAGGGTCTTCATCTGGGTCCTGCTGGCCGTCCTCGTCGCCGTCGGGGTGATCTGGTACACAGTGTTCACGCTGAACAAGCCCGCCCCGGCCGCCCAGACGCCGGCTGCCGCCGCAGAAGCCCAACTGGTCCGCGACGACAGCCACCGCGTCACCTCTCCAACCACGGAAAAAGCCCAGCTGGTGGAATTCCTGGACTTCGAATGCGAAGCGTGCCTTGCCGCACAGCCGTTGGTGGAGGAACTGAAGAAGGAATTCGGTGACCGGATCACCTTCGTCAACCGCTACTTCCCCTTGCCGGCGCACCGTAACTCAGCCACCGCAGCCCTCGCTGTGGAAGCCGCCGCCCAGCAGGGCAAATACGAGCAAATGTATGCCAAGATGTTCGAAACCCAGCCGCAGTGGGGCGAGAAGACCGAGTCCCAGGCGCCGCTGTTCCGCACCTTCGCCCAGGATCTCGGACTGGACCTGGCAGCCTATGACGCCGCCGTGGCCGATGACAAGACCAAGGAACGGATCAAGAAAGACATCGCCGACGGCACCGCTCTCGGGGTCAAGGGAACTCCGACGTTCTTCCTCAACGGCGAAATGTTGACCTTGCAAACCGAAGAACAATTCCGGCAGCTGCTCGCAGACGCCGCAAAATAG
- a CDS encoding helix-turn-helix transcriptional regulator — MTGTAQATPTPSQPGSDCAVRLVDAEKVEAVRSRMPADTDVTDLAVIFGLLSDPGRVRILIALLEGEMCVCDLAATTGLSESGVSHALRLLRGPRVVQVRRAGRMAYYSLADSHVRMLLDLGLTHVGHAGLDRLKMVSNN, encoded by the coding sequence ATGACCGGAACAGCACAGGCAACGCCGACGCCCAGCCAGCCGGGCAGCGACTGCGCCGTTCGGCTGGTCGATGCCGAAAAGGTCGAGGCCGTCCGGTCCCGAATGCCAGCGGACACGGACGTGACGGATCTCGCGGTGATTTTCGGGCTGCTCTCGGACCCGGGACGGGTCAGGATCCTCATCGCGCTGCTCGAAGGGGAGATGTGTGTGTGCGATTTGGCCGCCACCACAGGGTTGAGCGAATCCGGTGTTTCCCATGCGCTGCGCCTGCTGCGCGGCCCGCGGGTGGTGCAGGTCCGTCGGGCCGGCCGGATGGCCTACTATTCATTGGCCGACTCGCACGTGCGCATGCTGCTCGATCTAGGTCTCACGCACGTCGGACACGCCGGTCTGGACCGCCTGAAAATGGTCAGCAACAACTAA